A portion of the Symphalangus syndactylus isolate Jambi chromosome 13, NHGRI_mSymSyn1-v2.1_pri, whole genome shotgun sequence genome contains these proteins:
- the ZNF614 gene encoding zinc finger protein 614 isoform X1 — MIKTQESLSLEDVAVEFSWEEWQLLDTAQKNLYRDVMVENYNHLVSLGYQTSKPDVLSKLAHGQEPWITDAKIQNKNCPGIRKVDSHLQEHSPNQRFLKSVQQCNGQNTLRNIVHLSKTHFPMVQNHDTFDLYRKKLKSSLINQKRRHGINNPVEFIGGEKTLLHGKHECTHTKTRFSENAKCIHTKFQVFKHQRTQKIEKPHACIECEQTFLRKSQLIYQENICIQENPGSGQCEKLSRSVLFNKYLKTNIRDKICIPNEYRKGSTVKSRLITHQQTHTEEKSYMCSECGKGFTMKRYLIAHQRTHSGEKPYVCDECGKGFTVKSNLIVHQRTHTGEKPYICSECGKGFTMKRYLVVHQRTHTGEKPYMCSECGKGFTVKSNLIVHQRSHTGEKSYVCSECGKGFTVKRTLIIHQRTHTGEKSYICNECGKGFTTKRTLIIHQRTHTGEKPYECNECGKAFSQKICLIQHERCHTGKTPFVCTECGKSYSHKYGLITHQRIHTGEKPYECNECGKAFTTKSVLNVHQRTHTGERPYGCSDCEKAFSHLSNLVKHKKMHTREMGRISQVENSCNGESQLLPYK, encoded by the exons GAATCACTGTCCCTGGAGGATGTGGCTGTGGAATTCAGCTGGGAGGAGTGGCAGCTCCTGGACACTGCTCAGAAGAACCTGTACCGGGATGTGATGGTGGAGAACTATAACCACCTAGTATCACTGG GGTATCAAACTAGCAAACCAGATGTACTCTCCAAGTTGGCCCATGGACAAGAACCATGGATAACAGATGCTAAAATCCAGAATAAAAATTGTCCAG GAATCAGGAAAGTTGACAGTCATCTGCAAGAGCACTCTCCAAACCAAAGATTTCTGAAGAGTGTGCAGCAATGCAATGGACAGAATACACTTAGAAATATTGTACATCTCAGCAAGACACATTTTCCTATGGTGCAAAATCATGATACATTTGACttgtacagaaaaaaattgaaatcaagtTTAATCAACCAGAAGAGAAGACATGGAATAAATAACCCTGTTGAGTTTATTGGAGGTGAGAAAACGCTTCTACATGGTAAGCATGAATGTACGCATACTAAAACTAGATTTTCTGAAAATGCAAAATGCATCCATACTAAATTCCAAGTCTTCAAGCATCAGAGGACTCAGAAAATTGAGAAACCCCATGCATGCATTGAATGTGAGCAAACCTTCCTTAGGAAGTCTCAGCTCATTTACCAGGAGAACATTTGTATACAAGAGAATCCTGGAAGTGGTCAATGTGAGAAATTATCCAGAAGTGTCCTGTTCAATAAGTATCTGAAAACTAATATAAGAGACAAAATCTGTATACCCAATGAATATAGAAAAGGCTCTACTGTGAAGAGTAGGCTCATTACACATCAACAAACCCATACAGAAGAGAAATCCTATATGTGCAGTGAGTGTGGAAAGGGCTTTACAATGAAGCGCTATCTAATTGCTCATCAGCGAACTCAtagtggagagaaaccttacGTGTGCGATGAATGTGGAAAAGGTTTCACTGTGAAGAGCAATCTCATTGTACATCAGCGAACTCATACAGGGGAGAAACCCTATATATGCAGTGAATGTGGAAAAGGCTTCACCATGAAGCGCTATCTTGTTGTACATCAGcgaactcacactggagagaaaccctatatgTGCAGTGAATGTGGAAAAGGCTTTACCGTGAAGAGCAATCTCATTGTACATCAGCGCTCCCATACAGGAGAAAAATCTTACGTATGCAGTGAATGTGGAAAAGGCTTCACTGTCAAACGCACTCTCATTATACATCAGCGAACTCATACAGGAGAGAAATCTTACATATGCAATGAATGTGGTAAAGGCTTCACCACAAAGCGCACTCTTATTATACATCAGCGAACTCATACAGGAGAAAAACCCTATGAATGCAATGAATGTGGTAAAGCCTTCAGCCAGAAAATATGCCTCATACAACATGAGAGATGTCATACAGGAAAGACTCCCTTTGTATGTACCGAGTGCGGAAAATCCTATTCACACAAATATGGCCTCATTActcatcagagaattcacacaggagagaaaccttatgagtgcaatgaatgtggaaaagccttcacCACAAAGTCAGTACTCAATGTACATCAAAGAACGCATACAGGAGAGAGGCCGTATGGATGCAGTGATTGTGAGAAAGCCTTCTCCCACTTATCAAACCTTGTCAAACATAAgaaaatgcacacaagagaaatgGGTAGAATCAGTCAAGTTGAAAACTCCTGTAATGGAGAGTCACAGCTCCTTCCTTATAAGTGA
- the ZNF614 gene encoding zinc finger protein 614 isoform X2: MIKTQESLSLEDVAVEFSWEEWQLLDTAQKNLYRDVMVENYNHLVSLGIRKVDSHLQEHSPNQRFLKSVQQCNGQNTLRNIVHLSKTHFPMVQNHDTFDLYRKKLKSSLINQKRRHGINNPVEFIGGEKTLLHGKHECTHTKTRFSENAKCIHTKFQVFKHQRTQKIEKPHACIECEQTFLRKSQLIYQENICIQENPGSGQCEKLSRSVLFNKYLKTNIRDKICIPNEYRKGSTVKSRLITHQQTHTEEKSYMCSECGKGFTMKRYLIAHQRTHSGEKPYVCDECGKGFTVKSNLIVHQRTHTGEKPYICSECGKGFTMKRYLVVHQRTHTGEKPYMCSECGKGFTVKSNLIVHQRSHTGEKSYVCSECGKGFTVKRTLIIHQRTHTGEKSYICNECGKGFTTKRTLIIHQRTHTGEKPYECNECGKAFSQKICLIQHERCHTGKTPFVCTECGKSYSHKYGLITHQRIHTGEKPYECNECGKAFTTKSVLNVHQRTHTGERPYGCSDCEKAFSHLSNLVKHKKMHTREMGRISQVENSCNGESQLLPYK; the protein is encoded by the exons GAATCACTGTCCCTGGAGGATGTGGCTGTGGAATTCAGCTGGGAGGAGTGGCAGCTCCTGGACACTGCTCAGAAGAACCTGTACCGGGATGTGATGGTGGAGAACTATAACCACCTAGTATCACTGG GAATCAGGAAAGTTGACAGTCATCTGCAAGAGCACTCTCCAAACCAAAGATTTCTGAAGAGTGTGCAGCAATGCAATGGACAGAATACACTTAGAAATATTGTACATCTCAGCAAGACACATTTTCCTATGGTGCAAAATCATGATACATTTGACttgtacagaaaaaaattgaaatcaagtTTAATCAACCAGAAGAGAAGACATGGAATAAATAACCCTGTTGAGTTTATTGGAGGTGAGAAAACGCTTCTACATGGTAAGCATGAATGTACGCATACTAAAACTAGATTTTCTGAAAATGCAAAATGCATCCATACTAAATTCCAAGTCTTCAAGCATCAGAGGACTCAGAAAATTGAGAAACCCCATGCATGCATTGAATGTGAGCAAACCTTCCTTAGGAAGTCTCAGCTCATTTACCAGGAGAACATTTGTATACAAGAGAATCCTGGAAGTGGTCAATGTGAGAAATTATCCAGAAGTGTCCTGTTCAATAAGTATCTGAAAACTAATATAAGAGACAAAATCTGTATACCCAATGAATATAGAAAAGGCTCTACTGTGAAGAGTAGGCTCATTACACATCAACAAACCCATACAGAAGAGAAATCCTATATGTGCAGTGAGTGTGGAAAGGGCTTTACAATGAAGCGCTATCTAATTGCTCATCAGCGAACTCAtagtggagagaaaccttacGTGTGCGATGAATGTGGAAAAGGTTTCACTGTGAAGAGCAATCTCATTGTACATCAGCGAACTCATACAGGGGAGAAACCCTATATATGCAGTGAATGTGGAAAAGGCTTCACCATGAAGCGCTATCTTGTTGTACATCAGcgaactcacactggagagaaaccctatatgTGCAGTGAATGTGGAAAAGGCTTTACCGTGAAGAGCAATCTCATTGTACATCAGCGCTCCCATACAGGAGAAAAATCTTACGTATGCAGTGAATGTGGAAAAGGCTTCACTGTCAAACGCACTCTCATTATACATCAGCGAACTCATACAGGAGAGAAATCTTACATATGCAATGAATGTGGTAAAGGCTTCACCACAAAGCGCACTCTTATTATACATCAGCGAACTCATACAGGAGAAAAACCCTATGAATGCAATGAATGTGGTAAAGCCTTCAGCCAGAAAATATGCCTCATACAACATGAGAGATGTCATACAGGAAAGACTCCCTTTGTATGTACCGAGTGCGGAAAATCCTATTCACACAAATATGGCCTCATTActcatcagagaattcacacaggagagaaaccttatgagtgcaatgaatgtggaaaagccttcacCACAAAGTCAGTACTCAATGTACATCAAAGAACGCATACAGGAGAGAGGCCGTATGGATGCAGTGATTGTGAGAAAGCCTTCTCCCACTTATCAAACCTTGTCAAACATAAgaaaatgcacacaagagaaatgGGTAGAATCAGTCAAGTTGAAAACTCCTGTAATGGAGAGTCACAGCTCCTTCCTTATAAGTGA